One region of Prosthecobacter dejongeii genomic DNA includes:
- a CDS encoding Do family serine endopeptidase yields MKTPIRLTQILAAAGLLTLSISPLVADLKAPPKLAASEFHARLLKDDAALPAGGQLQMSYATVVEKILPSVVTIFAYGGKSDSETPKLEDIPPQLRPFFDRFFDENGNPESPQQQPRNPRGRRGGQQQEEEERSRPNGVGSGFIVSSDGYIMTNNHVVGEAEKIEAVVEINGLSRTYLAKVIGTDPLTDVALIKIDATDLPQATLGDSDKLRVGDIVLAAGAPMELNRSVTQGIVSALGRSGMNIVGNGRMAGYEDFIQTDASINPGNSGGPLVDALGRVVGINTAILSRSGMNAGIGFAIPVNMAMRIVEDLIDNGSVRRGRLGIVLMDLDREKAEILGLKDQGGAVVRTVFNDTPAEKAGMEPGDVVTHVDGQRVDSSAKLRLVISGRKPGTAVNLTVLRDGKSVPVTATLDEMTDDAVAQSNTNSPRGGGTGTSIAEIIPGVTVQNLTPATRERYDIPANVVGVIVTKLEAESKAAAMGMEEGDVIMTVNKNPVRAVGEAHEMAKTSEKTVMLKVYRGGDTMLFMVNKN; encoded by the coding sequence ATGAAAACACCCATTCGATTGACTCAAATCCTGGCCGCTGCGGGACTGTTGACTCTCTCCATCAGCCCTTTAGTTGCCGATCTGAAAGCTCCCCCTAAGCTGGCGGCGAGCGAATTCCATGCGCGTCTTTTGAAAGACGATGCTGCCCTGCCCGCTGGTGGGCAACTGCAGATGAGCTACGCTACGGTAGTGGAAAAGATCCTCCCCAGCGTCGTCACCATCTTTGCCTACGGTGGCAAGTCAGATTCAGAAACGCCAAAGCTGGAGGACATCCCTCCTCAATTGCGTCCCTTCTTTGATCGTTTCTTTGATGAAAACGGCAATCCAGAGTCCCCGCAACAGCAGCCTCGAAACCCACGCGGACGCCGAGGTGGCCAACAGCAAGAGGAAGAAGAGCGTAGCCGACCAAATGGTGTCGGTTCGGGTTTCATCGTTTCAAGTGACGGCTACATCATGACTAACAATCACGTCGTGGGTGAAGCTGAGAAAATCGAAGCGGTGGTGGAAATCAATGGCCTGAGCCGCACTTATTTAGCCAAGGTTATCGGGACTGATCCTCTGACAGATGTGGCCTTAATCAAGATTGATGCCACAGATCTGCCCCAGGCCACTTTGGGTGACAGCGATAAACTTCGCGTGGGTGACATTGTGCTCGCTGCCGGGGCACCGATGGAATTGAACCGCTCCGTAACCCAGGGTATCGTGAGTGCTTTGGGTCGCAGTGGCATGAATATCGTAGGCAATGGCCGCATGGCGGGTTATGAAGACTTCATCCAGACGGATGCGTCTATTAACCCAGGGAATTCCGGCGGCCCGTTGGTGGATGCCCTTGGGCGTGTGGTGGGTATCAATACCGCCATCCTTTCTCGCTCCGGGATGAATGCAGGGATTGGCTTCGCCATTCCGGTGAACATGGCCATGCGCATTGTCGAAGACCTGATTGACAACGGTTCCGTTCGTCGTGGTCGCCTGGGCATTGTGTTGATGGATTTGGATCGCGAAAAAGCGGAAATCTTGGGCTTAAAAGACCAGGGTGGAGCTGTTGTTCGCACAGTCTTTAATGATACACCGGCTGAAAAAGCAGGGATGGAACCTGGAGATGTGGTGACTCACGTGGATGGTCAGCGTGTGGATAGCAGTGCCAAACTGCGCCTCGTTATCAGTGGTCGGAAACCCGGCACCGCCGTGAATCTCACGGTCTTGCGTGATGGCAAGAGCGTGCCGGTGACGGCGACTCTGGATGAGATGACCGATGATGCCGTGGCTCAGTCGAACACGAATTCGCCACGCGGTGGTGGCACGGGCACCAGCATTGCCGAAATCATTCCTGGAGTGACGGTGCAGAATCTCACTCCAGCCACGCGTGAACGATATGACATCCCGGCCAATGTCGTTGGAGTCATCGTCACAAAGTTGGAAGCTGAAAGCAAGGCCGCCGCCATGGGGATGGAGGAGGGGGACGTCATCATGACGGTCAATAAAAACCCCGTCCGTGCGGTGGGGGAAGCCCATGAGATGGCGAAGACCAGCGAAAAAACGGTGATGCTCAAAGTCTATCGTGGTGGTGACACCATGCTTTTCATGGTGAACAAAAACTGA
- a CDS encoding alpha/beta fold hydrolase, producing the protein MPHVSTNGIQMYYEERGNGEPLVCIMGVTAPGGVWEAHAAEWSKHFRCILGDNRGVGQTDKPEGPYTSAMMADDYAGLMDQLGIKQARVVGCSLGSVIAQQLALRHPDKVKSMILMCTWARQDRFGLYTWQHMMKCKATMRPEDFMHYVQMLIFTKPWFDNDDCWNNMQQGLKDAATNPAPQPVHAMEAQAAAAITHNTIGELKNVKCPALVIGGKDDVFTPKWMGEEVAAAIPGADLHLYDNAGHAFHWECLSDFNPRTTEWLLKH; encoded by the coding sequence ATGCCCCACGTTAGCACCAACGGAATCCAGATGTATTACGAAGAACGCGGCAACGGCGAACCGCTGGTTTGCATCATGGGCGTGACCGCGCCGGGCGGAGTCTGGGAAGCCCATGCCGCCGAGTGGTCTAAACACTTTCGCTGCATCCTCGGCGACAATCGAGGCGTGGGCCAGACGGATAAACCCGAAGGTCCTTACACCAGCGCCATGATGGCCGATGACTATGCAGGCCTAATGGATCAACTTGGCATCAAACAGGCCCGCGTCGTCGGCTGCTCCCTTGGGTCAGTCATCGCACAGCAGCTCGCCCTACGTCACCCAGATAAAGTGAAAAGCATGATCCTCATGTGCACCTGGGCACGGCAAGATCGTTTCGGTCTCTACACCTGGCAGCACATGATGAAGTGCAAAGCCACCATGCGGCCAGAAGATTTCATGCACTATGTGCAGATGCTCATCTTCACCAAACCCTGGTTCGACAATGACGACTGCTGGAACAACATGCAGCAAGGCCTCAAAGACGCAGCGACCAATCCTGCCCCTCAGCCCGTGCATGCCATGGAGGCCCAGGCCGCAGCCGCCATCACTCACAACACCATCGGCGAGCTGAAAAACGTCAAATGCCCTGCGCTCGTCATCGGGGGCAAGGACGATGTCTTTACCCCAAAATGGATGGGCGAAGAAGTCGCCGCTGCCATCCCCGGCGCAGATCTCCATCTCTATGACAATGCCGGACATGCCTTCCATTGGGAATGCTTATCCGACTTCAACCCTCGCACCACCGAGTGGCTTCTGAAGCACTAA
- a CDS encoding alpha/beta hydrolase fold domain-containing protein — MKPSYTHLLFLALSLSVLAQETPAPADRTQRLFDQIDANKDGKLAKEELPERLRPNFSRVDTDKDGFISRAEHQTVVGRSKEARPAPGQRPLPAGVEAKLDLAYAESDNPRQKLDLYLPKLRKTEKPLPVIIFIHGGGWRGGDKSSGIGNVGRFVASGEYAGVSVGYRLTNEAQWPAQIHDCKAAIRWVKAHAQEYGLDASKIGVWGTSAGGHLVSMLGTSGDVKELEGNLGKHLDQDSKVTCVVNFFGPENFLTMVRQPSTINRTQGKDYPEALLLGGPVPEREAVAKEASPVTHVSAGDAVFFTAHGTKDPLVPFAQGEEIHAALKKAGVPSILQEMTNGGHGFRSEVLDQRIQQFFNQHLRGVESEIETTPIAIDAK, encoded by the coding sequence ATGAAGCCTTCCTACACCCATTTGCTGTTCTTAGCTCTTTCCTTAAGCGTCCTGGCCCAGGAAACGCCCGCCCCGGCGGACCGTACTCAGCGGTTGTTTGACCAGATTGATGCTAATAAGGATGGCAAGCTGGCAAAGGAAGAACTGCCAGAACGGCTACGTCCAAATTTCAGCCGGGTGGATACTGACAAGGATGGCTTCATCTCACGCGCTGAGCATCAGACCGTGGTGGGTCGGTCAAAAGAGGCACGTCCAGCCCCTGGACAGCGCCCGTTACCGGCTGGGGTCGAGGCGAAATTGGACTTGGCTTATGCCGAGTCTGATAACCCACGTCAGAAGCTGGATCTCTATCTTCCCAAGCTACGCAAAACGGAAAAGCCGCTACCCGTCATCATTTTTATTCATGGCGGCGGCTGGCGGGGAGGGGATAAAAGCAGTGGCATTGGCAATGTGGGGCGCTTTGTCGCCTCCGGGGAATATGCGGGGGTTTCTGTGGGCTATCGATTAACCAATGAAGCTCAATGGCCTGCTCAGATTCATGATTGCAAAGCCGCCATCCGTTGGGTGAAAGCGCATGCTCAAGAATATGGACTGGATGCCTCAAAAATTGGCGTCTGGGGAACCTCCGCTGGTGGGCATCTTGTGTCTATGCTCGGCACGAGTGGAGATGTTAAAGAGCTTGAAGGCAACCTGGGCAAGCACCTGGATCAAGATAGCAAGGTGACCTGCGTGGTGAATTTCTTCGGGCCAGAAAACTTCCTCACCATGGTTCGCCAGCCTAGCACGATCAACCGCACTCAAGGTAAAGATTACCCTGAAGCTTTGTTGTTAGGCGGGCCAGTCCCTGAGCGTGAAGCCGTGGCTAAGGAGGCCTCTCCCGTCACGCACGTCTCTGCAGGAGATGCCGTTTTCTTCACTGCTCACGGCACGAAAGACCCTCTCGTGCCATTCGCGCAAGGGGAAGAAATCCATGCTGCACTGAAGAAGGCAGGCGTCCCTTCGATCCTCCAAGAAATGACCAATGGAGGTCATGGTTTCCGAAGTGAAGTGCTGGATCAACGGATTCAACAGTTCTTTAATCAGCATCTGCGTGGTGTTGAATCGGAGATCGAGACCACGCCGATTGCAATTGATGCGAAATGA
- a CDS encoding sugar phosphate isomerase/epimerase family protein, whose product MNTRRHFLTTLLGSSATGFLAAQEAKLSYKGENIQYGLVTYMWGADWDLPTLIANCEQAQVLGVELRIEHAHKVEPVLNAQERGEVRKRFEDSPVEILGMGTNAEFHSADAAQVQKNLATAKDYIKLSHDIGGSGVKVKPNALPKEVPVEKTLEQIGKSLAELGDYALGFGQEIRLEVHGGVCDLGHIKTIMEVAARDNVRVCWNSNDEDLKGEGIAANFAKVQPYLGKTTHIREVNEGKYPYDQLAKLLVEADYEGWILLEARTKPADRIAALAEQKKLFMDLVTAARKATA is encoded by the coding sequence ATGAACACCCGCCGCCATTTCCTCACCACTCTCCTCGGCAGCAGCGCCACCGGCTTTCTCGCCGCTCAGGAGGCCAAGCTCAGCTACAAGGGTGAGAACATCCAGTATGGCCTGGTGACCTACATGTGGGGTGCAGACTGGGACCTTCCCACTCTGATCGCCAATTGCGAACAAGCTCAGGTGCTGGGCGTGGAACTGCGCATCGAGCACGCCCACAAGGTGGAACCCGTCCTGAACGCTCAAGAGCGCGGAGAAGTAAGAAAGCGCTTCGAAGACTCCCCTGTCGAAATACTGGGCATGGGCACCAATGCCGAGTTTCACAGTGCCGATGCAGCCCAGGTGCAAAAGAACCTCGCCACGGCCAAAGACTACATCAAGCTCAGCCACGACATCGGCGGCAGTGGTGTGAAGGTGAAACCAAACGCCCTTCCCAAAGAGGTACCCGTGGAAAAGACTCTGGAACAGATCGGCAAGTCCCTGGCCGAACTCGGCGATTACGCCCTGGGCTTCGGCCAGGAAATCCGTCTAGAAGTACACGGAGGTGTCTGCGACCTCGGCCATATCAAAACCATCATGGAAGTGGCTGCGCGGGATAACGTCCGCGTTTGTTGGAACTCCAATGACGAAGATCTAAAAGGCGAAGGCATTGCCGCCAACTTTGCTAAAGTGCAGCCTTACCTGGGCAAAACGACTCACATCCGTGAAGTCAATGAAGGCAAATACCCCTATGACCAGTTGGCCAAACTCCTCGTTGAAGCGGATTACGAAGGTTGGATCCTTCTGGAGGCCCGCACCAAACCTGCAGATCGAATCGCTGCCCTCGCTGAGCAGAAAAAGCTGTTTATGGATCTAGTAACTGCGGCCCGGAAAGCCACAGCCTAG
- a CDS encoding SPFH domain-containing protein gives MGLMDYLKGQFLEIIQWTDDSRDTLSWRFPDEDKEIKRGAQLIVRESQVAQFVYLGQFGDTFEPGKHSLTTDNIPILSTLKGWKYGFESPFKADIYYVTTRLFTGNKWGTSNPIMMRDQDFGIVRVRAFGTFDFKIVDPKVFLKEVAGSDHHFRLDEFADTMRSRIVSVFTDALASAKVPVLDLATRYSELGDALLPIINPATVSKYGIEITTFLLENASVPPEVEAAIDKRSSMSAIGNLNDYVKFQMAEGMAKGEGGGPAGAAAEIAMGFGMANQMFNQGVFNPNQPQATPAVGAPAAAPVADILTPAQVAQTLGVTEGDVLASIEAGDLKGKKIGTQYRITKAALEEFLSH, from the coding sequence ATGGGCCTCATGGATTACCTCAAAGGACAGTTCCTGGAAATCATCCAGTGGACAGATGACTCACGTGACACGCTCTCCTGGCGTTTCCCAGACGAGGACAAGGAAATCAAACGCGGGGCTCAGCTCATCGTGCGGGAGTCCCAGGTGGCCCAGTTCGTTTATCTGGGACAGTTTGGCGACACGTTTGAGCCTGGCAAACACAGCCTCACCACGGACAACATCCCCATCCTTTCCACGCTGAAAGGCTGGAAGTATGGTTTTGAATCACCTTTCAAGGCAGACATCTACTACGTCACCACCCGCCTTTTCACCGGTAACAAATGGGGAACCAGCAACCCCATCATGATGCGTGACCAGGACTTCGGCATCGTCCGCGTCCGCGCCTTCGGCACCTTCGACTTCAAGATTGTGGACCCCAAGGTCTTCCTCAAGGAAGTCGCCGGCTCCGACCACCACTTCCGCCTGGATGAATTCGCCGACACCATGCGCAGCCGCATCGTCAGCGTCTTCACGGATGCTCTGGCCAGCGCCAAGGTGCCCGTGCTTGATCTTGCCACTCGTTACAGCGAGCTGGGCGATGCGCTACTGCCGATCATCAATCCAGCAACCGTCAGCAAGTACGGTATCGAAATCACCACCTTCCTTCTGGAAAACGCCAGCGTGCCGCCAGAAGTCGAAGCCGCGATCGACAAACGCAGCAGCATGAGCGCGATCGGAAACCTGAACGATTACGTGAAGTTCCAGATGGCTGAAGGCATGGCCAAAGGCGAAGGCGGTGGCCCTGCCGGTGCAGCCGCAGAAATCGCCATGGGCTTTGGCATGGCTAACCAAATGTTTAATCAGGGAGTCTTTAATCCCAACCAGCCTCAAGCCACGCCCGCAGTCGGCGCCCCTGCGGCTGCTCCGGTAGCTGATATCCTCACTCCGGCTCAGGTAGCCCAGACCCTCGGCGTGACTGAAGGCGACGTCCTCGCCAGCATTGAAGCCGGGGACCTCAAGGGCAAGAAGATCGGCACCCAGTATCGCATCACCAAGGCGGCGCTGGAGGAGTTCCTTTCCCACTGA
- a CDS encoding ATP-dependent Clp protease adaptor ClpS, translated as MTGSFHGPPQASATPVLPGRPRTAPAEPSLQPDLEPPYHVILHDDDEHTHRYVVNMMMQIFGYDASKGFQIACEVNESGRAIVVTCHKELAEFRVEQIHKYVDELPAANEPGPMKASMEPVE; from the coding sequence GTGACAGGTTCGTTCCATGGCCCTCCCCAAGCCTCGGCGACTCCCGTTTTGCCGGGAAGGCCGCGCACGGCCCCTGCGGAGCCGAGTCTCCAGCCAGATCTGGAACCGCCATACCATGTGATCCTGCATGACGACGATGAACACACTCATCGTTATGTGGTGAACATGATGATGCAGATCTTTGGGTACGATGCCTCGAAGGGCTTTCAAATCGCCTGTGAGGTGAACGAAAGTGGACGAGCCATCGTGGTGACCTGCCACAAGGAACTGGCCGAATTTCGGGTGGAGCAGATACATAAGTATGTGGACGAGCTTCCTGCCGCCAATGAACCCGGGCCCATGAAGGCCTCGATGGAGCCAGTGGAGTAA
- a CDS encoding ABC transporter ATP-binding protein, whose product MPDTPPTKKIWDRAAWRDASFFLRYLRPHFNVFIPALIALATTALLSVTFFKLTAEVVGKGLGGAKGPEWMAELQHSIFILAGIVTVQAFIAFWRIMLFAKASERALATLRRETYSRIIRLPMGTLNARRVGELASRLANDVESMRETLVVAIPMVIRHSVMLLGSLVLVLQISVKLALVMIATIPVVIVMIAIFGARIRKLTRKAQDDLATTQVVVEESLQSIISVKAFANEAHEMARYNQNLGNFLTTAIRAAAPRAAFVAFIIFAFSLALIVVTWVALRMLSEGQISSEELTQFAAFSAVIASSVGQFSELITQIQRTLGATDRVREILLEPTEPEAPDAPKVRFKGEIEMHDICFAYPTRPDAPVLREFSLQAKAGQRIALVGPSGSGKTTSISLLYRFYEPTSGRILIDGQPISEMALPTLRKNLALVPQEILLFGGSIRENIAYGKPDATEAEIIEAAKKANAHLFVEKLPEGYDTLVGERGTQLSGGQRQRIAIARAILADPAILILDEATSSLDAESERLVQDALDKLMENRTSIIIAHRLSTVRRCDQILVLSAGTIVERGTHEELVAKEGSLYGTLARLQLE is encoded by the coding sequence ATGCCTGACACCCCACCGACCAAAAAGATCTGGGACCGCGCCGCCTGGCGGGATGCCTCTTTTTTCCTGCGCTATCTGCGCCCACACTTCAATGTTTTCATCCCTGCGTTGATTGCGCTGGCCACGACGGCATTACTCTCGGTCACGTTCTTTAAGCTGACGGCAGAGGTCGTGGGCAAAGGACTCGGGGGCGCTAAGGGACCTGAATGGATGGCCGAGTTGCAGCACTCCATCTTCATTCTGGCCGGCATTGTGACAGTGCAGGCCTTCATTGCCTTTTGGCGTATCATGCTGTTTGCCAAAGCCAGTGAACGTGCGCTGGCAACTCTGCGAAGAGAAACCTACAGCCGCATCATCCGTCTGCCCATGGGCACCCTCAATGCGCGTCGCGTAGGCGAACTGGCTTCTCGTTTGGCCAATGATGTGGAATCCATGCGTGAAACACTGGTAGTGGCCATTCCCATGGTCATCCGCCACAGCGTCATGCTCCTGGGCTCATTAGTCCTTGTGCTCCAGATCAGTGTAAAACTGGCGCTTGTGATGATCGCCACCATTCCCGTGGTCATCGTTATGATCGCCATCTTCGGTGCCCGCATCCGCAAACTGACGCGCAAAGCCCAGGATGACCTGGCCACCACTCAGGTGGTGGTGGAAGAAAGCCTCCAAAGCATCATCAGTGTCAAAGCCTTCGCCAACGAAGCTCATGAAATGGCCAGGTATAACCAAAACCTCGGCAATTTCCTCACCACAGCCATCCGTGCCGCCGCCCCTCGGGCTGCCTTTGTGGCCTTCATCATTTTTGCTTTCAGTCTCGCCCTCATCGTCGTCACTTGGGTCGCCTTGCGGATGCTCAGTGAAGGCCAGATTTCTTCTGAGGAGCTCACTCAATTTGCCGCTTTCAGTGCCGTCATTGCTTCCTCGGTCGGTCAGTTTTCAGAGCTCATCACTCAGATCCAGCGCACCCTTGGCGCGACGGATCGCGTGCGTGAGATCCTGCTAGAACCGACCGAGCCAGAAGCCCCTGACGCACCTAAGGTCCGGTTCAAAGGCGAGATCGAGATGCACGATATCTGCTTTGCCTACCCTACACGCCCAGATGCGCCTGTATTGCGCGAGTTTTCTCTGCAAGCCAAAGCAGGCCAGCGCATCGCCCTTGTGGGTCCAAGTGGCAGTGGTAAAACAACCTCCATTTCCCTGCTCTACCGCTTCTATGAGCCCACAAGTGGTCGCATTTTGATCGATGGCCAACCCATCTCCGAAATGGCATTGCCAACCCTGCGTAAAAACCTAGCCCTCGTTCCCCAAGAGATTCTTCTGTTCGGCGGCAGCATCCGGGAAAACATTGCTTATGGGAAACCCGATGCCACCGAGGCTGAGATCATTGAAGCCGCGAAAAAAGCCAATGCGCATCTTTTTGTCGAGAAACTCCCCGAAGGTTACGACACACTGGTTGGTGAGCGCGGCACCCAACTCTCCGGTGGCCAGCGCCAGCGCATCGCCATCGCCCGCGCCATCCTCGCAGACCCCGCCATCCTCATCCTCGATGAAGCCACCAGCAGCCTTGATGCCGAGAGCGAACGCCTCGTGCAGGACGCCCTGGACAAGCTCATGGAAAACCGCACTTCCATCATCATCGCCCACCGCCTCTCTACCGTGCGCCGCTGTGATCAGATCCTCGTTCTCAGTGCAGGCACCATCGTCGAGCGCGGCACCCATGAAGAATTGGTGGCTAAGGAAGGCAGCCTTTATGGCACCCTCGCACGTTTACAATTGGAATAA
- a CDS encoding ThuA domain-containing protein, producing MLPKLLAPLVCLGLALSLVFAAPETKKPRILFFSKSSGFEHSVISWKNGQPSYAEKVLLELGAKQGWDFEFSKDGSKFGKDYLAQFDAVFFYTTGNLLEEGTDKQPPMTAEGKQALFDFVKSGKGFIGTHSASDTFHTNNESKKGPDRYLNHGEKADSYVRFLGGEFIKHGAQQAVKNTVVNPTFPGFEKVGPEYSLHEEWYSLKDFTPDIHVLSLMDAPAMTGDEYKRPPFPSAWARKEGEGRVWYTAMGHREDIWTNPVFQDILIGGVRWALGQVQAEIPANLKDVAPGAYTNPPYVEPKPPTPAKPKK from the coding sequence ATGCTCCCGAAACTTCTCGCCCCATTGGTCTGTCTCGGCCTCGCTCTCAGCCTCGTCTTCGCCGCACCCGAAACCAAAAAGCCTCGCATCCTGTTCTTTTCTAAGTCCAGCGGCTTTGAACACAGCGTCATCTCGTGGAAAAATGGCCAGCCCAGTTATGCTGAAAAAGTGCTGCTGGAACTCGGAGCCAAGCAAGGCTGGGACTTTGAGTTTTCCAAAGACGGTTCCAAATTTGGCAAAGACTATTTGGCTCAATTTGATGCTGTGTTCTTTTACACCACAGGCAATCTCCTGGAGGAGGGCACGGACAAGCAGCCGCCCATGACAGCAGAAGGCAAGCAGGCTCTTTTCGACTTCGTCAAGTCTGGCAAAGGTTTCATCGGCACTCACTCGGCCAGCGATACTTTCCACACCAACAACGAGTCTAAAAAAGGCCCAGATCGTTACCTCAATCATGGGGAAAAAGCCGATTCTTATGTGCGTTTCCTTGGCGGAGAGTTCATCAAACATGGAGCTCAACAAGCGGTGAAAAACACCGTGGTGAATCCCACGTTTCCAGGCTTTGAAAAAGTTGGTCCTGAATATTCCCTCCATGAAGAGTGGTACTCGCTCAAAGACTTCACCCCAGATATCCACGTGCTCAGTTTGATGGATGCTCCAGCAATGACCGGAGATGAATACAAACGCCCGCCTTTCCCCAGTGCCTGGGCACGCAAAGAAGGCGAAGGCCGCGTGTGGTACACCGCCATGGGCCACCGGGAAGACATTTGGACCAATCCTGTTTTCCAAGACATCCTCATCGGCGGTGTGCGCTGGGCACTCGGCCAAGTGCAGGCTGAGATCCCTGCGAACCTAAAAGACGTGGCCCCAGGTGCCTACACGAACCCGCCTTACGTCGAGCCGAAGCCACCCACACCGGCAAAACCTAAAAAGTAA
- a CDS encoding NAD(P)/FAD-dependent oxidoreductase has translation MLQVSQLNLPVDHTDADLRAALLKRLGAKDATFTLKQRAIDARRGHVNFSYTLLVEVADEARVLKALKDDTKVIAAPDETYVEAAATPIGQSGDAGRPVIVGTGPCGLFAGLLLARAGLKPILLERGKAAGDRARDVTGFWRRGWDFNPESNVQYGEGGAGTFSDGKLYTQIRDREHRIPWLLKEMVAAGAPEDILIKARPHIGTDRLIKVVRHVREEIISLGGEVRFSSRVSDVVVEKGAMRAVVLADGAVIEGSPIVFAIGHSSRDTFHMLHARGIPFDPKPFSVGVRIEHPQKLVDKMLFGKWAGHERLGSAPYKFVAHCDTERSAYSFCMCPGGLVVAATSEPGMVVTNGMSSYARAEANANAGFMVEVGPEDYGQAHPLAGIEFQRQIERRAYEVGGSNYQAPAQLLGDFLSGRASTSQGSVKPSYEPGVVWTDLREVLPAAVIETLKEAVPRINKSLPGFDLADAVLTAAETRSSAPVRIPRDPTTYECVSLKNFYPAGEGAGYAGGIISAAADGMRVAEAILKGR, from the coding sequence ATGCTGCAAGTTTCTCAACTCAATCTCCCAGTGGACCACACGGATGCCGATCTGCGTGCGGCGCTGCTTAAACGCCTCGGAGCGAAGGATGCGACCTTTACTCTGAAGCAACGCGCCATTGATGCCCGCCGCGGTCATGTGAATTTCAGCTACACCCTGTTGGTGGAGGTGGCGGATGAAGCCCGGGTGCTGAAAGCGCTAAAAGACGATACCAAGGTCATCGCTGCTCCCGATGAGACGTATGTCGAGGCAGCGGCCACCCCCATCGGTCAATCCGGAGATGCTGGACGACCTGTGATTGTGGGTACGGGGCCTTGCGGGCTTTTTGCAGGCCTGCTGCTGGCACGGGCGGGTTTGAAGCCGATTTTGCTGGAGCGTGGCAAGGCTGCGGGTGACCGCGCGCGCGATGTGACGGGCTTTTGGCGACGTGGCTGGGATTTTAATCCCGAATCGAATGTGCAGTACGGGGAAGGTGGCGCGGGTACCTTTTCAGATGGCAAGCTTTACACGCAAATTCGTGATCGAGAGCATCGCATTCCTTGGTTGCTAAAAGAGATGGTGGCTGCAGGAGCCCCCGAAGATATTTTGATCAAAGCCCGGCCTCACATTGGGACGGATCGCCTCATCAAGGTCGTCCGGCATGTGCGGGAAGAGATCATCTCTCTGGGCGGAGAGGTCAGGTTCAGTTCCCGAGTCAGTGACGTGGTGGTGGAAAAAGGCGCGATGCGTGCCGTGGTGTTAGCGGATGGTGCTGTGATCGAAGGCAGCCCTATCGTCTTCGCCATCGGCCACAGCAGTCGTGATACCTTCCACATGCTGCATGCGCGTGGCATTCCCTTTGATCCGAAACCATTTTCCGTGGGTGTGCGGATCGAGCATCCGCAGAAGCTGGTGGATAAGATGCTGTTTGGCAAATGGGCCGGGCATGAGCGTCTGGGTTCAGCCCCCTACAAGTTTGTAGCGCATTGTGACACAGAACGGAGTGCATATAGCTTTTGCATGTGCCCTGGGGGCCTTGTTGTCGCGGCCACTTCAGAACCAGGCATGGTGGTGACCAATGGCATGAGTAGTTATGCGCGGGCCGAGGCGAATGCTAACGCTGGGTTCATGGTCGAGGTTGGGCCGGAAGACTATGGCCAAGCTCATCCACTGGCCGGGATCGAATTTCAGCGTCAGATTGAGCGCCGCGCTTACGAGGTCGGCGGCAGCAATTACCAGGCTCCGGCTCAGCTCCTGGGGGATTTTCTTTCAGGGCGTGCCTCGACCAGTCAAGGCAGCGTGAAGCCTTCGTACGAACCAGGCGTCGTCTGGACGGATCTGCGGGAAGTTCTGCCTGCGGCCGTGATCGAGACTTTGAAGGAAGCGGTACCTCGCATTAACAAAAGCTTGCCTGGTTTTGACCTGGCGGATGCCGTGCTCACGGCGGCTGAAACTCGCAGTTCTGCGCCAGTGCGTATTCCCCGTGACCCGACGACTTATGAATGCGTCTCGTTGAAGAATTTTTATCCGGCTGGCGAGGGCGCAGGGTATGCGGGGGGGATCATTTCAGCGGCTGCCGATGGCATGCGCGTGGCCGAGGCGATCCTAAAAGGACGCTAA